A section of the Bacteroidia bacterium genome encodes:
- the metK gene encoding methionine adenosyltransferase, with product MSYLFTSESVSEGHPDKVADQISDSILDAILSQDPDSRVACETLVTTGLTMIAGEVTTNATIDAGEVARQAIREIGYTKAEYMFEANSCGITVAIHQQSPDIAQGVNEGQGLDTDQGAGDQGMMFGFATKETPEFLPMSLAFAHRLVKELARIRKNEPHLMPYLRPDAKSQVTIEYDDNHKPLRVHTIVVSTQHDDFAPEEEMLRKIREDVKSILIPQVIPAELMDDKTVIHVNPTGKFVIGGPHGDTGLTGRKIIVDTYGGRGAHGGGAFSGKDPSKVDRSAAYAARHIAKNLVAAGVADECLIQVSYAIGIAKPISIFVNTYGTAHVKLSDTEIAQKISEIFDLRPKAIIESLGLKNPIYRESAAYGHVGRDCYEKEVPLNFVKITDNNGVRTQTHQTSSRKVKFFSWEELNYVDTIRKKFQLT from the coding sequence ATGTCATATTTATTCACTTCCGAGTCTGTTTCTGAAGGTCATCCGGACAAAGTAGCAGACCAGATTTCAGATTCTATATTAGACGCTATACTATCTCAAGATCCCGATTCAAGGGTTGCTTGTGAAACATTGGTAACTACCGGCTTAACAATGATTGCCGGAGAAGTTACTACTAACGCAACTATTGATGCTGGAGAAGTTGCCCGCCAAGCTATTCGCGAAATTGGATATACAAAAGCCGAATATATGTTTGAGGCAAACTCCTGCGGTATTACCGTTGCCATTCATCAACAATCTCCTGATATTGCCCAAGGTGTAAATGAGGGTCAAGGCTTAGATACCGACCAAGGAGCCGGCGACCAAGGTATGATGTTTGGTTTTGCTACCAAGGAAACCCCTGAATTTCTACCTATGTCCTTAGCATTTGCACACCGTTTGGTAAAGGAATTAGCCAGAATCCGAAAAAATGAACCACATCTAATGCCCTACTTGCGCCCTGACGCTAAATCACAAGTTACAATTGAATATGATGATAACCACAAACCTTTGCGGGTTCACACAATCGTAGTTTCAACTCAACATGATGATTTTGCCCCAGAGGAAGAGATGTTAAGGAAAATTCGGGAAGATGTAAAAAGTATCCTGATTCCACAGGTAATTCCGGCAGAATTGATGGATGACAAAACCGTGATCCACGTAAACCCAACAGGCAAATTTGTTATCGGTGGCCCTCATGGAGATACCGGCCTAACCGGACGTAAGATTATTGTTGATACTTACGGTGGACGTGGCGCACACGGAGGCGGAGCTTTCTCCGGTAAAGACCCCTCAAAAGTAGATCGCTCAGCCGCCTATGCCGCAAGACATATTGCCAAAAACTTAGTCGCAGCAGGCGTTGCCGACGAATGTCTTATTCAAGTTTCCTACGCTATCGGAATTGCTAAACCCATTTCTATCTTTGTAAACACCTACGGAACAGCACACGTAAAACTCTCCGATACAGAGATAGCCCAAAAAATCAGCGAAATATTTGACTTACGCCCAAAAGCAATCATCGAAAGTTTAGGTCTTAAAAATCCAATTTACAGAGAATCAGCAGCTTATGGACACGTAGGCAGAGATTGCTACGAAAAAGAAGTACCACTTAACTTCGTAAAAATCACGGATAACAATGGCGTTAGAACACAAACACACCAGACATCAAGCCGTAAAGTAAAATTCTTCTCTTGGGAAGAGCTAAACTATGTAGATACTATTCGCAAAAAATTTCAACTCACTTAA
- a CDS encoding PorT family protein, producing MKHITLLLGLLAIQTLVFAQKGIHLGVQAYPGASWMLNKQDRTVSDDQFKYKYTWSMGVGVKGGYGFNDHIALHLGLLYFTQGQVHQYKNSKSDTITNNLRLYYLKVPVLFRWTTDANRKYVFAAEAGPQASFFLSNNEWNNDKRYYPESPQGVTLTNMPSRRTTFTPFNIGLAAAVGVDVKLRYNLKMNAMIRGDFDFTDAEDKSRKFDVTKDGTTTREDYYYSSYTRPYYSKERKATNNATLSLGIGFTYIFIPRFHY from the coding sequence ATGAAACATATTACACTACTCTTGGGGCTTTTGGCAATCCAAACGTTGGTATTTGCTCAAAAAGGTATTCATTTGGGCGTTCAGGCTTATCCGGGAGCAAGCTGGATGCTTAATAAGCAGGACAGAACGGTTTCGGATGACCAATTTAAGTATAAATATACGTGGTCAATGGGAGTCGGTGTAAAAGGCGGATACGGCTTCAATGACCACATCGCATTACACTTAGGGCTGCTCTATTTCACCCAAGGACAGGTACACCAATACAAAAACAGCAAATCAGATACTATTACCAACAACCTAAGGTTATACTATCTAAAAGTACCGGTTTTATTTCGCTGGACTACTGACGCTAACCGGAAATATGTATTTGCAGCCGAAGCCGGCCCACAGGCCTCTTTCTTCCTATCAAATAATGAGTGGAATAACGATAAGCGTTACTACCCGGAATCCCCGCAAGGGGTTACTTTAACCAATATGCCAAGCAGAAGAACTACCTTTACTCCGTTTAATATAGGACTTGCTGCGGCTGTTGGGGTGGATGTAAAACTCCGTTATAACTTGAAAATGAACGCGATGATTCGCGGAGACTTTGACTTTACAGACGCAGAAGATAAATCCAGAAAATTTGACGTTACCAAAGACGGAACTACTACCCGTGAAGATTATTACTACTCTTCATACACCCGTCCTTATTACTCAAAAGAAAGAAAAGCCACCAATAATGCAACTCTTAGTTTAGGAATTGGGTTTACCTATATCTTTATTCCAAGGTTCCATTATTAA
- a CDS encoding nitrilase family protein has translation MPEAELNLALIQFAPIWGKPGQNTKLLDSLLESVSAKADLIILPEAFSTGFVVAPEDFLLAEDLSHPENSLEWLRKKAAQYGCPVCGSIIHRNNSQKRQNTFFWVNPNGTTYAVDKRHLFALGGEKQTPEGTAGPFEQGNKRIIIQYKEFTISPFICYDLRFPVWCRNPNDVPIDILLFVANWPEKRIDVWNTLLKARAIENQSFVVGVNRAGTEPNGIEYSGNSGVYSPIGKNHFMSKEKEGIYFVSIQKSELTETREKFPFQKDADCFTVSDQEIEYLTV, from the coding sequence ATGCCAGAGGCAGAATTAAATCTTGCCTTGATTCAGTTTGCCCCTATTTGGGGCAAACCTGGGCAAAATACAAAACTATTGGATTCTTTATTAGAATCTGTATCTGCAAAGGCAGACTTAATAATTTTACCGGAGGCTTTTAGTACAGGGTTTGTAGTAGCACCAGAAGACTTTTTGTTGGCAGAAGATCTTAGCCATCCTGAAAATTCCCTTGAGTGGTTGCGGAAAAAAGCTGCACAGTACGGCTGCCCTGTATGTGGGTCTATTATTCACAGAAATAATTCCCAAAAACGCCAAAATACTTTTTTTTGGGTAAACCCTAACGGAACTACTTATGCCGTAGATAAGCGTCATCTATTTGCGCTTGGGGGAGAAAAACAAACTCCCGAAGGAACAGCAGGCCCTTTTGAGCAGGGAAATAAACGCATTATTATTCAATATAAAGAGTTTACAATATCGCCATTTATCTGTTACGACCTGCGCTTTCCCGTATGGTGCCGTAATCCAAATGATGTGCCGATTGACATTCTTCTATTTGTAGCAAATTGGCCGGAAAAACGCATAGATGTTTGGAATACACTGTTAAAGGCCAGAGCTATTGAGAACCAGTCTTTTGTAGTTGGAGTGAATCGTGCTGGGACGGAACCTAATGGGATAGAATATTCGGGAAATTCTGGTGTGTATTCGCCTATTGGAAAAAACCACTTTATGTCGAAAGAGAAAGAAGGGATATACTTTGTTTCAATTCAAAAAAGTGAACTAACAGAAACACGAGAAAAATTTCCTTTTCAAAAAGATGCAGACTGTTTTACTGTTTCAGATCAAGAAATAGAATACTTAACAGTATAA
- a CDS encoding FTR1 family protein, which yields MNEFIITFRESLEAALVVGIVGAFVSNSGEKSNFRFVLYGILAAVVCSILAAVALESAEELLQYHSAEYFFEAAMMFLASGFLIYMVSWMAKRSNIRQELEQKTSTALETGSKWGIFSIVFFAIMREGFETVLFLFASENQTKSFSYVGAITGIIAAVLIAWLIFSQSKRLPIKQFFNITSILLIVMAAGMAAYGTHELEEGFEKAKMLGLFGLHDETLPDGKVIEAEDKIARPWDILKPQSELSSDSNPTFYTQANGKYIHWFHDKGLIGSYLKGFIGYNSNPNWPEFFIWIFTLGFGIYLWKKPVLKP from the coding sequence GTGAATGAGTTTATAATCACTTTTCGGGAAAGCTTAGAGGCAGCTCTTGTGGTAGGTATTGTTGGTGCATTTGTTTCTAATTCAGGTGAAAAATCTAATTTTCGCTTTGTTTTATATGGAATACTTGCAGCCGTTGTTTGTAGTATTTTGGCGGCAGTAGCCTTAGAGTCTGCTGAGGAATTACTCCAATATCATTCTGCCGAGTATTTTTTTGAGGCTGCTATGATGTTTTTAGCATCAGGTTTCTTGATTTATATGGTCTCATGGATGGCTAAGAGAAGCAATATTCGCCAAGAATTAGAACAAAAGACTTCTACGGCATTGGAAACCGGTAGTAAGTGGGGGATTTTCTCAATCGTATTTTTTGCAATCATGAGAGAGGGCTTTGAAACTGTACTTTTTCTATTTGCAAGTGAAAACCAGACAAAAAGTTTTTCTTACGTAGGCGCAATAACTGGAATAATAGCAGCTGTTTTGATAGCATGGCTGATATTTTCACAAAGTAAAAGGCTGCCAATAAAGCAATTTTTTAACATTACCTCTATATTGTTGATTGTGATGGCTGCCGGCATGGCGGCTTATGGCACACATGAATTGGAAGAAGGTTTTGAAAAAGCTAAAATGTTAGGCTTGTTTGGTTTACATGATGAAACCTTACCTGACGGTAAAGTTATAGAAGCTGAAGATAAAATTGCCCGCCCATGGGATATTTTAAAACCCCAAAGTGAACTTTCCTCCGATTCAAATCCAACATTTTATACGCAGGCAAATGGCAAATATATACATTGGTTTCATGATAAAGGTTTGATAGGAAGCTACTTAAAAGGATTTATTGGCTATAACAGCAATCCAAATTGGCCGGAGTTTTTTATCTGGATATTTACGTTAGGCTTTGGAATTTATTTATGGAAAAAGCCGGTGCTTAAACCGTAA
- a CDS encoding Ig-like domain-containing protein, producing the protein MQQKPKNIEGLFFSKFITIYFLGVILLVGCAIVRPPEGGPKDETGPKIAATYPEMGQKQVNSLPIKISFDEYIDPNVSPNDLIINPLPKNRPTIFVQGKSLFIKLNEDLLPNTTYSLILKPSIKDFRERNPLKKPFHLAFSTGETLDTASISGKVSDAASLKPEPTCLVALFPAETVPDSNFIDIKPKYLTLTDSTGYFNLKHIASGTYLLAAFTDTDFSNSYNNNSEKIGLTENCIIKISVNSEVSDLQIFTQIWDTLPPSVSKVKWLGKTAIEVLFSEGLLNYPVVQSPKTAFSSTWITQGGKAIQIFLPPENQQDSIILTQITDSVKNTTSRTIFLPVTLPPDTFWLEQKPHPQKLETWLLRANENIPPDSFTTHLTCIDTAGKKVVIQAEMNKGIVEWTHPKNLNPESQLKLLLSPFNYPKIKIDSIKTVYCFPRYANDFGSLSGQIDIKGNIIVYLFKEGNTVPIAIQTDKNFTFNLLEPGNYFLSVVFDEDNNGIRTMGRLKPYRLPEKIWKWNEPIVVKANWETNVSSLKPEF; encoded by the coding sequence ATGCAGCAAAAGCCAAAAAACATCGAGGGTTTATTTTTTAGTAAATTTATTACTATTTATTTTTTGGGTGTCATCTTATTGGTAGGTTGCGCTATTGTTAGACCCCCAGAAGGAGGCCCAAAAGATGAAACAGGCCCGAAAATAGCTGCTACCTACCCAGAAATGGGACAAAAACAGGTCAATTCCCTGCCTATTAAAATTTCCTTTGATGAATATATCGACCCAAATGTTTCACCAAACGATTTGATAATAAATCCATTACCCAAAAACCGCCCAACTATTTTTGTGCAAGGAAAATCCTTATTTATCAAATTGAATGAAGATTTACTCCCTAATACTACATATTCACTTATCTTAAAGCCAAGTATTAAAGATTTTCGTGAGCGTAACCCGCTAAAAAAACCTTTTCACTTAGCTTTTTCAACGGGTGAAACCCTTGATACCGCAAGTATTTCAGGTAAGGTTTCAGATGCGGCCTCCTTAAAACCCGAACCAACCTGCTTAGTAGCCTTGTTCCCAGCCGAAACCGTTCCAGATTCTAACTTTATAGATATAAAACCCAAATACCTGACCCTTACGGACTCAACCGGCTATTTTAACCTAAAACATATAGCTTCCGGAACGTATCTATTGGCAGCATTTACCGATACAGATTTTAGCAACTCTTATAACAACAATTCTGAAAAAATTGGCCTAACGGAAAATTGCATAATTAAGATTTCAGTAAATTCAGAAGTATCTGATTTACAGATATTTACACAAATTTGGGACACCCTTCCGCCCAGCGTCTCAAAAGTAAAATGGCTTGGAAAAACTGCCATAGAAGTTTTATTTTCCGAAGGCTTATTGAATTACCCGGTTGTTCAATCTCCTAAAACAGCATTTTCTTCTACGTGGATTACTCAGGGGGGGAAAGCAATCCAGATTTTTTTGCCTCCTGAAAATCAACAGGATTCAATTATCCTGACACAAATAACAGATTCAGTAAAAAACACTACCTCAAGAACCATTTTTTTACCGGTAACACTTCCGCCGGATACATTTTGGCTGGAGCAAAAACCGCATCCCCAGAAATTAGAAACTTGGTTACTACGTGCTAATGAAAATATTCCACCGGATTCTTTTACAACCCATCTTACCTGTATAGATACTGCCGGCAAAAAAGTAGTTATTCAGGCAGAAATGAACAAAGGAATTGTAGAATGGACTCACCCCAAAAATCTAAATCCAGAATCACAGTTAAAACTCTTATTAAGCCCGTTTAACTACCCAAAAATTAAAATTGATTCTATCAAAACAGTTTACTGTTTTCCCAGATATGCTAATGATTTTGGCAGTTTATCCGGCCAAATTGACATAAAAGGGAATATAATTGTATATTTATTCAAGGAAGGAAATACTGTTCCGATAGCTATTCAAACAGATAAAAATTTTACTTTCAATTTATTAGAACCCGGAAATTATTTTTTGTCTGTTGTTTTTGATGAAGATAATAACGGGATTCGTACTATGGGTAGGCTTAAACCTTACAGGCTTCCTGAAAAAATATGGAAATGGAATGAACCTATTGTGGTAAAAGCAAATTGGGAAACTAACGTTAGTTCTTTAAAACCAGAATTTTAG
- a CDS encoding DUF481 domain-containing protein translates to MIFSLRVWCFGAWLLTYFYTSGQVVNIESQRFVSADTGLIGNINLSLSVAKNQTLIYNATAISHVQYNWKKPTILLVSSYTFIRAIDQNLVNQTFQHLRFTLNTKAKLTPEAFAQWQNNPIQALQSRTLIGAGSRLRILQNDSLRIFYGLNLMWENELLRTEINRENRDFRISTYLSFYWRIKDQYLISNTTYFQPNITILSDYRISSETRLLLKITKHLSYAVTYNIFHDTYPPAGINKTFYTLTNGFSYLF, encoded by the coding sequence ATGATATTCTCTCTGAGAGTTTGGTGCTTTGGAGCGTGGCTACTTACCTACTTTTATACATCAGGGCAAGTCGTTAATATTGAAAGTCAGCGATTTGTATCTGCCGATACAGGGCTTATCGGAAATATCAATTTATCACTATCAGTGGCCAAAAATCAGACTTTGATTTACAATGCTACTGCTATCTCTCATGTTCAATATAACTGGAAAAAACCAACTATTTTATTAGTAAGCAGTTACACCTTTATTCGGGCAATTGATCAAAATTTGGTTAATCAAACTTTTCAGCATTTACGCTTTACGCTAAATACTAAAGCTAAGCTCACTCCGGAGGCTTTTGCTCAATGGCAAAACAATCCTATTCAGGCGTTACAGTCCAGAACATTAATCGGTGCCGGTAGCCGCCTTAGAATTTTACAAAACGACTCTTTACGTATTTTCTATGGACTAAATTTAATGTGGGAAAATGAACTGCTTAGAACAGAAATAAACCGAGAAAATAGAGATTTTAGAATCAGCACCTATCTGTCGTTTTATTGGAGAATAAAAGATCAGTATCTAATTAGCAATACAACTTATTTTCAGCCCAATATTACTATATTATCAGATTACCGAATATCGAGCGAAACAAGGCTATTGCTCAAAATCACCAAGCATTTATCCTATGCTGTAACTTACAATATTTTTCATGATACGTACCCGCCTGCCGGAATCAATAAAACCTTTTATACACTTACGAACGGCTTTTCATATCTTTTTTAA
- a CDS encoding endonuclease/exonuclease/phosphatase family protein translates to MLRINLLLLSLCLLVLSGCSQSQKLTAKQPFVAAFYNQENLFDTEDDPLIDDAEFLPGSPKKWTPERYQQKLGNMSKAISQIGNPTGPDIVGLSEVENEKTVKDLANQPSLKGNYGYVHFDSPDNRGIDVALLYKKSRFQVLNTQKYGVIDPANADFKTRDVLVVTGLVLPTQDTLTVLVNHWPSRRGGNESIYKRKLAAEVVKHICDSLMNRFDKDYILIMGDLNDEPNDESVKETLGAKPTPEQTRPGELFNTMYPLKEQGKGSHLYKGNWGMLDHIIISYDLLPQNNKKGISYVMGSATIFKADFLFETDPKYKGSPLRTYVGDKYLGGYSDHLPVYIYLKLK, encoded by the coding sequence ATGCTCCGTATAAATTTGTTATTACTTTCGTTATGTTTGTTAGTGTTAAGTGGCTGTAGCCAGTCCCAAAAACTAACGGCAAAGCAACCCTTTGTTGCTGCGTTTTATAATCAAGAGAATCTCTTTGATACCGAAGATGACCCGCTTATAGATGACGCTGAATTTTTACCGGGAAGCCCTAAAAAATGGACTCCAGAAAGATACCAACAAAAATTGGGCAATATGTCAAAGGCAATTAGCCAAATAGGAAACCCTACAGGGCCAGATATTGTGGGACTTTCTGAAGTCGAGAATGAAAAGACCGTTAAAGACTTAGCTAATCAACCTTCCTTAAAAGGCAACTACGGATATGTACATTTTGATTCTCCCGATAATCGTGGAATAGATGTAGCATTATTGTACAAAAAAAGCCGTTTTCAGGTACTGAATACACAAAAATATGGCGTTATTGACCCAGCCAATGCCGATTTTAAAACTCGTGATGTCTTGGTCGTTACCGGGTTGGTATTACCAACGCAAGACACCTTAACGGTGTTGGTAAACCACTGGCCATCCAGAAGAGGCGGAAACGAAAGTATCTATAAAAGAAAGTTAGCAGCAGAGGTAGTCAAACATATTTGCGACTCTCTTATGAACCGGTTTGATAAAGATTATATCTTAATCATGGGAGATTTGAACGATGAGCCTAATGACGAAAGTGTTAAAGAGACCTTAGGAGCAAAGCCTACGCCGGAACAAACTCGCCCGGGAGAACTCTTCAATACTATGTATCCACTCAAAGAACAAGGAAAAGGAAGCCACTTATACAAAGGTAATTGGGGTATGCTTGACCATATTATTATTTCTTATGACTTGCTTCCACAAAACAACAAAAAAGGAATTTCCTATGTTATGGGAAGTGCCACAATATTTAAAGCAGATTTTCTTTTTGAAACTGACCCCAAATATAAAGGAAGTCCACTGCGTACTTACGTTGGAGACAAATACTTAGGCGGATACAGCGACCACCTACCGGTCTATATCTATTTGAAGCTAAAATAA
- a CDS encoding nicotinamidase: protein MKRTVLIIDPQIDFCSPAGSLYVPNSEIDIEKLCGWISHNSGKIDAIFCTQDTHLKLNIALPEPWVNANGEHPKPFSQITLEDAKSKQWVFQPNPEHGIWYLEELEKQGQFPHIIWTEHCLSGSYGAEIMPELLTIIQKWADLTGQSFSCIQKGQNPYTEHFGIFRANIILPDFPETGWNYDLIKTLSQFDEIYLAGEARSHCVANSLAQAIEYDMNFAQKFILLEDCMSNVPGFEQTASPIYEKAAALGVRSQNSNYLIS from the coding sequence ATGAAACGTACCGTATTAATAATTGACCCACAAATTGATTTTTGCTCACCAGCAGGTTCTCTGTATGTTCCTAATTCAGAAATAGATATTGAAAAACTATGTGGGTGGATTTCTCATAATTCCGGCAAAATAGATGCGATTTTTTGCACCCAGGATACACATTTAAAACTAAATATTGCTCTTCCGGAACCTTGGGTTAATGCCAATGGGGAGCATCCGAAACCGTTTTCCCAAATCACCTTAGAAGATGCCAAATCTAAACAATGGGTATTCCAACCCAATCCAGAACATGGAATTTGGTATCTTGAAGAATTAGAAAAACAAGGACAATTTCCCCACATAATATGGACAGAGCATTGTTTATCAGGAAGTTATGGTGCTGAAATAATGCCGGAATTACTTACTATAATACAAAAATGGGCAGATTTAACCGGACAATCTTTTTCATGTATTCAAAAGGGGCAAAATCCTTACACTGAGCATTTTGGAATATTCCGTGCAAATATCATCCTGCCTGATTTTCCGGAAACAGGTTGGAATTATGACCTTATCAAGACCTTGTCTCAGTTTGACGAAATCTACCTTGCCGGTGAAGCTCGCTCCCATTGTGTTGCAAATTCCTTAGCACAAGCAATCGAATACGACATGAATTTTGCTCAAAAATTTATCCTCTTAGAAGATTGTATGTCTAATGTTCCGGGATTTGAGCAAACGGCCTCTCCTATCTATGAAAAAGCTGCTGCATTAGGCGTTCGCTCCCAAAACAGTAACTACCTGATTTCCTAA
- a CDS encoding bifunctional riboflavin kinase/FAD synthetase, with translation MSIQVFSNYQEIKGVTDLVLTIGTFDGLHLGHVAVLENLTEKAKSIHGQTGVLSFYPHPRKVLNPQSDNLKLLQSLPEKTHRLDELNIQNLILLPFTVEFSHLSSTEFIEKILVNYLNIKHIAIGYDHHFGRSRSGGLDELIALGKIHHFGVSEIPVYQINQVNISSTKIREALAAGSVTTAYQYLGYRYSISGKVVRGNQIGRKIGFPTANILPEDPDKLIPALGVYAIWVIWNQKRYPAVLNIGTRPTFNGQNVQIEAHLINFEQDLYDQSLTIEFIDFIRPQQRFETVDKLIAQIQEDIIVSQHKLSDFQNS, from the coding sequence ATGAGCATTCAGGTATTTAGTAATTATCAAGAAATTAAAGGAGTAACGGACTTAGTTTTAACAATAGGAACTTTTGACGGATTGCATTTAGGGCACGTAGCAGTATTAGAAAATCTTACAGAAAAAGCTAAATCTATCCATGGCCAAACGGGAGTATTAAGTTTTTACCCGCACCCCAGAAAAGTACTAAATCCACAAAGCGATAACCTAAAATTACTTCAATCATTACCGGAAAAAACACACCGCTTAGATGAGCTAAATATTCAAAACTTAATTTTACTCCCTTTTACGGTTGAATTTTCCCACTTATCATCTACCGAATTTATTGAAAAAATACTTGTTAATTACTTGAATATAAAACACATAGCTATTGGCTATGATCATCATTTTGGTAGAAGTAGATCCGGTGGCTTAGATGAGTTGATTGCTTTAGGAAAAATACACCATTTTGGTGTTTCTGAAATACCGGTATATCAGATTAACCAAGTGAATATCAGTAGTACCAAAATTAGAGAGGCATTAGCCGCCGGAAGTGTAACCACAGCATATCAATATCTCGGTTATCGTTATTCTATAAGCGGTAAGGTAGTACGTGGAAATCAAATAGGAAGAAAAATAGGTTTTCCTACGGCAAATATTTTACCGGAAGACCCTGATAAGTTAATTCCGGCCTTAGGCGTTTATGCAATTTGGGTGATTTGGAACCAAAAAAGATACCCGGCAGTACTGAATATCGGCACAAGGCCTACTTTTAACGGGCAAAATGTACAAATAGAAGCCCATTTAATTAACTTTGAACAAGATCTTTATGACCAATCGCTAACCATCGAGTTCATTGATTTTATTCGCCCTCAACAACGCTTTGAAACCGTTGATAAACTAATTGCTCAAATTCAGGAAGACATTATTGTAAGCCAACATAAATTATCTGATTTTCAAAACTCATGA
- a CDS encoding metal-dependent transcriptional regulator — protein MHKLSQTEENYLKTIYKYTADNLQVGTTALSADLKISPASVTDMLKRLFKNGFLEYQPYRGVTLTALGKQTALTTIRRHRLWEVFLVNVLELPWKHAHDTAERLGYIDDELLIARLDNLLGYPQYDPLGEPIPNINGEVEQLNATLLSQISINQEVKISGITQRDPNLLKYLNRLQLNIGMKIKIAEIIPFDNSRLIKIEDKTETVVSSTVAELVLVIPT, from the coding sequence ATGCATAAATTATCCCAGACAGAAGAAAATTACCTCAAAACTATCTATAAATATACCGCAGACAATTTACAAGTTGGAACAACCGCCTTATCGGCAGACCTAAAAATAAGCCCTGCTTCAGTTACCGATATGTTAAAGCGCTTGTTTAAAAATGGCTTTTTAGAATACCAACCTTACCGTGGCGTAACATTAACAGCCTTAGGAAAACAGACAGCCTTAACGACCATCCGAAGACATAGACTTTGGGAGGTGTTTTTGGTCAATGTTTTGGAACTTCCTTGGAAACACGCTCATGATACAGCAGAACGACTTGGATATATTGATGATGAATTACTGATAGCACGCTTGGATAATTTACTTGGATACCCACAATACGACCCATTAGGAGAACCCATCCCAAATATCAACGGAGAAGTAGAGCAGCTAAATGCCACTTTATTGTCGCAAATATCTATAAATCAAGAGGTAAAAATATCCGGTATTACTCAGCGAGACCCAAATCTTTTAAAATACTTAAACCGGCTACAACTTAATATCGGAATGAAAATAAAGATAGCGGAAATTATCCCTTTTGATAACTCCCGATTAATCAAAATAGAAGATAAAACCGAAACCGTAGTTAGCAGCACAGTAGCCGAGTTAGTCTTAGTAATCCCCACTTAA
- a CDS encoding glycosyltransferase family 2 protein produces MSKLSVIIPVFNEGATIHLILDKIKSVELANQIEKEIILINDFSTDNTEEAINQYIANNRTLNIQYHKHSVNQGKGAALRTGISKATGDFLIIQDADLEYDPEEYNLLLKPIINGFADVVYGSRFMGGKPHRILFFWHTIGNKFLTFLSNMFTNLNLTDMETCYKVFRTNIIQSISLQENRFGFEPEITAKIARIPKIRIYEVGISYYGRTYEEGKKINWKDGFRALYCILKYGFFKI; encoded by the coding sequence ATGAGTAAGCTATCAGTTATAATACCCGTCTTTAACGAAGGAGCTACAATTCATCTTATTTTAGACAAAATCAAATCCGTAGAGTTAGCTAATCAAATAGAAAAGGAAATCATTCTAATAAACGATTTTTCTACTGACAACACCGAAGAGGCTATCAATCAATATATTGCTAATAATCGTACTTTAAATATTCAATACCATAAACATTCGGTTAATCAGGGAAAAGGAGCCGCATTAAGAACCGGTATTTCTAAGGCAACGGGAGATTTTTTAATTATCCAAGATGCTGATTTAGAGTATGATCCAGAGGAATATAATCTACTATTGAAGCCAATCATAAATGGATTTGCTGATGTCGTTTATGGTTCTCGGTTTATGGGTGGAAAACCACATCGGATTTTATTTTTTTGGCATACCATTGGAAATAAATTTTTGACTTTTCTATCCAATATGTTTACCAATCTGAATTTAACAGATATGGAAACGTGTTATAAAGTATTTAGAACCAACATTATACAATCTATTTCTTTGCAGGAAAATCGCTTTGGATTTGAGCCGGAGATTACTGCCAAAATAGCCAGAATTCCCAAAATCAGGATATACGAAGTGGGAATCTCTTATTACGGACGCACATACGAAGAAGGGAAAAAAATAAACTGGAAAGACGGCTTTCGGGCACTTTATTGCATTTTAAAGTACGGCTTTTTTAAGATTTAA